In the Octadecabacter sp. SW4 genome, one interval contains:
- a CDS encoding FAD-binding oxidoreductase: MRRAAVRFTVEAVNALERATEVVLKPVADMIDFKPGQFAFVEVQGKGWSEPHPFTISSAPGEDRLRFTMKVLGDWTRKVREELQPGRDVMVRGPYGRFDAAKTAGKKQIWLAGGIGLTPFASKLRAMQPGDDRQIHLVYAAREKQDAIFLDELKARAAELGNITLIPLFSEEGNFARTDKMRENLPDPLDTYEYFMCGPKPMIEGLMKGLKEEGVSRKNIHTEAFALR, from the coding sequence ATGAGGCGCGCGGCGGTGCGGTTCACGGTTGAGGCTGTGAACGCTCTGGAGCGTGCCACCGAAGTGGTTTTGAAGCCGGTCGCGGATATGATCGACTTCAAGCCCGGCCAGTTCGCCTTTGTCGAGGTGCAGGGCAAGGGGTGGTCGGAGCCGCATCCGTTCACGATCTCAAGTGCGCCGGGCGAGGATCGGTTGCGCTTCACCATGAAAGTTCTGGGTGACTGGACCCGCAAGGTGCGCGAGGAGCTTCAACCGGGCCGCGACGTCATGGTCCGCGGCCCCTACGGGCGCTTCGATGCGGCGAAAACGGCTGGCAAGAAGCAGATTTGGCTCGCGGGTGGCATTGGCCTGACGCCCTTCGCGTCGAAACTGCGCGCGATGCAGCCGGGCGACGACCGGCAGATCCACCTGGTCTATGCGGCGCGCGAGAAACAGGATGCGATCTTTCTGGATGAGTTGAAGGCACGCGCTGCCGAGCTGGGCAATATCACGCTGATCCCGCTCTTTTCGGAGGAAGGCAACTTTGCACGCACCGACAAGATGAGGGAAAATTTGCCCGATCCGCTTGACACCTATGAATACTTCATGTGCGGGCCGAAACCCATGATCGAGGGCCTGATGAAAGGCCTGAAAGAAGAAGGTGTGAGCCGCAAGAACATCCACACGGAAGCGTTCGCGCTGAGGTGA
- the lpdA gene encoding dihydrolipoyl dehydrogenase — translation MSDNHADLIVLGAGPGGYACAFRAADLGRKVVMVDPRATLGGVCLNVGCIPSKALLHAAEVIREARHGDDWGISTGRVSVDLDKLRAKKDSIVEQLTTGLVGLAKRRKVQTIRGTAQFTGDKSLEIDGTAWTFDQAVIAVGSAPVRLPGWPEDDRIWDSTDALELSDVPKALAIVGGGIIGLEMATVYAALGSKVTVIELMDQIAPGADAEAVAILRAALETEGVTIHTGTKVTEVKATKAALTLSCDGGYDGKIKADAAIQAVGRRSNGPQVAPEAAGVEIDDRGVIPVNVSCRTNVDGIFAIGDVTGNPMLAHRATHQGHVAAEVASGHAAALDTDLVPSVAYTSPELAWAGLTQAQAKDRGVDHRVASFPWAASGRNLASGGGDGLTKLVYCPETQRLLGATIVGRNAGELLAECVLAMEMGATLEDVALSVHAHPTLSETVGFTAERALGTLTDL, via the coding sequence ATGTCTGACAACCACGCCGACCTCATCGTTCTGGGCGCAGGCCCCGGTGGGTATGCCTGCGCCTTTCGCGCCGCTGATCTGGGGCGCAAAGTCGTCATGGTCGACCCACGCGCAACACTTGGCGGGGTTTGCCTGAATGTTGGCTGCATCCCGTCCAAGGCCCTCTTGCATGCCGCCGAAGTGATCCGCGAGGCCCGCCACGGGGACGACTGGGGTATATCTACCGGCCGTGTGTCCGTGGATCTAGACAAGTTGCGCGCGAAGAAAGACAGCATTGTCGAGCAGCTGACCACGGGCCTCGTTGGCCTTGCCAAGCGGCGAAAGGTCCAGACCATTCGTGGCACGGCACAATTCACCGGCGATAAGAGCCTTGAGATTGACGGCACCGCCTGGACCTTCGATCAGGCCGTGATCGCTGTGGGCTCCGCCCCTGTGCGCCTGCCCGGTTGGCCCGAAGACGATCGCATCTGGGACTCTACCGATGCGCTTGAACTCAGTGACGTGCCCAAGGCGCTCGCCATCGTGGGCGGCGGGATCATCGGGCTGGAAATGGCCACGGTCTATGCCGCACTCGGCAGCAAGGTGACTGTCATCGAGCTCATGGACCAGATCGCCCCCGGCGCCGATGCAGAAGCCGTGGCGATTCTGCGTGCCGCTCTGGAGACGGAGGGGGTTACAATCCACACAGGCACAAAAGTGACCGAGGTCAAAGCCACCAAAGCCGCGCTGACGCTATCTTGCGATGGTGGGTACGACGGGAAGATCAAGGCGGATGCGGCGATCCAGGCGGTGGGACGTCGTTCCAACGGGCCGCAAGTCGCCCCAGAGGCCGCTGGCGTCGAGATTGACGACCGCGGTGTTATTCCAGTGAATGTCTCTTGCCGCACGAATGTTGATGGCATTTTTGCGATCGGCGATGTCACCGGCAACCCGATGTTGGCACATCGCGCCACCCATCAAGGCCACGTCGCCGCCGAGGTCGCCTCGGGCCACGCCGCGGCCTTGGATACCGACCTTGTTCCCTCGGTTGCCTACACCAGCCCCGAACTGGCTTGGGCTGGCCTGACACAGGCACAGGCCAAGGACCGGGGCGTCGATCACAGAGTTGCCAGCTTCCCCTGGGCTGCGAGCGGGCGGAATCTGGCCTCGGGTGGGGGCGATGGGCTGACCAAACTGGTCTATTGCCCCGAAACCCAGCGCCTGCTTGGCGCGACCATCGTGGGTCGAAATGCCGGAGAGCTTTTGGCAGAATGTGTACTGGCTATGGAGATGGGCGCAACACTCGAAGACGTGGCGCTTTCAGTGCATGCACACCCGACACTTTCCGAAACCGTAGGCTTCACGGCAGAACGCGCCCTCGGCACGCTAACCGATCTGTGA
- a CDS encoding 2-oxo acid dehydrogenase subunit E2, which produces MSDITAPPSVRALARQKGIDLEKLAKDLGRTSIAREDLEGGKPVGGPAGHTSYWDVDHNQFGPVTEEPMSRFAQVAAANLGAANALIPQVTHHDRADVTAIEALRKELKPEAQARGIKLTALAFQAKALARALREFPRFNASLSPNGKTLTLKDYVHIGIAVDTAHGLMVPVARDVDRKGLWQIATEISDLATRAQNRKVGPDEMGGASMTITNLGGIGGIGFTPIVNPPEVAILGITRTETVTVWEGDTPRPVPMVPLDLSYDHRAINGADAARFVSYLAGLIADPRRIMV; this is translated from the coding sequence ATGAGCGACATCACCGCACCACCGTCGGTTCGTGCCCTTGCCCGCCAAAAGGGTATCGACCTTGAGAAACTGGCCAAGGATCTGGGCCGCACATCCATCGCGCGTGAGGATCTGGAGGGCGGAAAACCTGTAGGCGGACCAGCCGGTCACACATCTTATTGGGATGTGGACCACAACCAGTTCGGCCCCGTGACCGAAGAACCGATGAGCCGTTTTGCCCAAGTGGCCGCCGCCAACCTTGGCGCGGCCAATGCCCTTATCCCGCAGGTCACGCACCATGATCGCGCCGATGTCACCGCCATCGAGGCGCTTCGCAAAGAACTGAAACCGGAGGCACAGGCGCGCGGCATCAAGCTGACCGCGCTGGCGTTTCAGGCTAAGGCGCTGGCGCGAGCGTTGCGTGAATTTCCACGGTTCAATGCGTCGCTGTCGCCTAACGGCAAGACCCTGACACTTAAGGATTATGTTCACATCGGTATCGCCGTGGACACGGCCCATGGCCTCATGGTTCCGGTTGCGCGCGATGTGGACCGCAAAGGGCTTTGGCAGATCGCGACAGAGATTTCCGACCTCGCCACACGCGCGCAAAACCGCAAGGTAGGACCGGATGAAATGGGTGGCGCGTCGATGACGATCACCAATCTGGGCGGCATTGGCGGTATAGGCTTTACGCCCATCGTCAACCCGCCCGAAGTTGCCATTCTTGGCATTACGCGCACGGAAACTGTCACAGTCTGGGAGGGCGACACGCCGCGCCCCGTGCCAATGGTCCCGCTTGATCTGAGCTATGACCACCGCGCCATCAACGGGGCCGATGCGGCCCGCTTCGTCAGTTACCTTGCGGGGCTGATCGCGGATCCGCGCCGGATCATGGTCTAG
- a CDS encoding NAD-dependent succinate-semialdehyde dehydrogenase, whose protein sequence is MEYTDLYINGTWTKGTSGERFDVINPATEEVLASVASADIADADAALNAAEAAMKDWVARTPRQRSEVLRKAWELMTERLDEFAHLMTLENGKAGVDAKGEATYAAEFFRWFAEEAVRADGLITHAPSSGARIVVQHKPAGLAVLVTPWNYPAAMGTRKIAPALAAGCGVIIKPASETPLTMLALMPLLEEAGVPAGLVNVLPSRKTGSLVDHMLHDPRVRVVSFTGSTGVGRKLLKSAADQVLKPAMELGGNAPVIVFDDADMDTAIEGTMLAKMRNLGEACTAANRIYVHESIADEFTKRLSARMSALKVGDGTDPTVDVGPLVNADTRDKVAEFVADAVAKGAKIECGGTPPEGKGFYYPPTVLSNVSVDADCVRDEIFGPVAAIQTFTDQDEVIARANDTEYGLVAYVFSEDFKRALQVCERLDYGMVGLNRGLVSDPAAPFGGVKQSGLGREGGHEGMLEFMETQYISASW, encoded by the coding sequence ATGGAATATACCGATCTCTACATCAACGGCACGTGGACCAAAGGCACCTCGGGCGAACGTTTCGACGTCATCAACCCTGCCACCGAGGAGGTTCTCGCCTCCGTCGCCTCTGCCGACATCGCCGATGCAGACGCTGCACTGAACGCCGCCGAAGCCGCGATGAAGGACTGGGTCGCGCGCACGCCGCGCCAGCGCTCTGAAGTGCTCCGTAAGGCGTGGGAATTGATGACCGAGCGGCTTGATGAGTTCGCCCACCTCATGACGCTGGAGAACGGCAAGGCAGGCGTGGACGCCAAAGGAGAGGCTACCTATGCCGCCGAGTTCTTTCGCTGGTTCGCCGAAGAGGCCGTGCGCGCCGACGGGCTGATCACTCATGCCCCATCCTCTGGCGCGCGCATCGTTGTGCAACACAAACCGGCGGGCCTCGCCGTGCTGGTCACGCCTTGGAACTACCCCGCCGCGATGGGCACCCGCAAGATCGCACCCGCGCTGGCTGCGGGCTGCGGCGTGATCATCAAGCCTGCGTCCGAAACGCCCCTCACCATGCTTGCCCTCATGCCCCTTCTGGAAGAGGCGGGCGTTCCTGCGGGTCTCGTGAACGTACTGCCAAGCCGCAAGACGGGGTCATTGGTCGACCACATGTTGCATGATCCCCGCGTGCGGGTCGTCAGCTTCACCGGCTCGACCGGTGTCGGGCGGAAGCTACTGAAAAGCGCGGCCGATCAGGTCCTCAAACCTGCGATGGAGCTGGGCGGCAACGCCCCCGTCATCGTATTCGATGATGCCGACATGGACACGGCCATCGAAGGAACGATGCTTGCCAAGATGCGCAACCTTGGCGAGGCCTGCACCGCCGCCAACCGCATCTATGTGCACGAAAGCATCGCGGATGAGTTCACCAAACGCCTCAGCGCGCGGATGTCGGCCCTCAAGGTCGGGGACGGCACTGACCCGACCGTTGACGTCGGCCCGCTTGTGAATGCCGATACGCGCGACAAGGTCGCGGAGTTCGTCGCAGACGCCGTGGCAAAAGGCGCCAAAATCGAATGCGGCGGCACCCCGCCCGAAGGCAAGGGTTTCTACTACCCGCCCACGGTCCTGTCCAACGTGTCCGTGGATGCCGATTGCGTGCGCGACGAGATCTTCGGCCCCGTCGCCGCCATCCAAACCTTTACGGATCAGGACGAGGTCATCGCACGGGCCAATGACACCGAATACGGCCTTGTCGCCTATGTATTCTCTGAAGACTTCAAGCGTGCGCTACAGGTCTGTGAACGGCTCGATTACGGCATGGTTGGCTTGAACCGTGGCCTCGTGTCGGACCCCGCTGCGCCCTTTGGTGGGGTCAAGCAATCCGGCCTTGGCCGCGAAGGCGGGCATGAAGGCATGCTTGAGTTCATGGAAACCCAGTACATTTCGGCCAGCTGGTAA
- a CDS encoding biotin/lipoyl-containing protein, with translation MPHEVIMPALGMAQDTGKIVSWLKSAGDAVKAGDALFEVETDKATMEVESPADGYLTDVQADAGADVPVGNVIALVSDTAEDSGSAAQAPVDAGGSDDASLPDGKAVIMPALGMAQDTGVIVAWHKGLGDAVAAGDILFEVETDKATMEVEAGTDGFVAALLAEADEAAPVGDTIAIISPEKPANPVQRSIADGGAAKPAATPDPAPKAKGEPKSSPKKAPKAQAFTSADGRILASPKARRLALEQGLDLNRLVEAGHPQPFHVADIEVLSTMPAQTAGQTAAPPRRLTADLPTDGSCAFTEWATENTDLQDANAILAGLAAASLGRDTAIIAVESFEQSRAYTVPAGPFSAITKAEDDSAPDLILRDLRLSRVSTVDLGEEDAPVLTLTRTNSGLTITLECAGHHLAASAAVTLLSEFAGRMEQPLRHLL, from the coding sequence ATGCCGCATGAGGTCATCATGCCGGCGCTTGGCATGGCGCAGGACACCGGCAAGATCGTCAGTTGGCTTAAGTCTGCTGGCGATGCCGTGAAAGCCGGTGACGCGCTGTTCGAGGTGGAAACCGACAAAGCGACGATGGAGGTAGAATCCCCCGCCGACGGCTATCTGACAGATGTGCAAGCCGACGCAGGGGCCGATGTGCCCGTAGGCAATGTCATAGCACTTGTTTCGGACACCGCCGAAGACAGCGGCAGCGCCGCGCAGGCCCCCGTTGATGCAGGCGGCAGCGATGACGCCTCGCTGCCCGACGGCAAAGCCGTCATCATGCCCGCGCTTGGAATGGCACAAGATACAGGTGTAATTGTCGCTTGGCACAAGGGGCTTGGCGACGCCGTGGCCGCGGGCGACATCCTGTTCGAGGTCGAAACCGACAAAGCCACCATGGAGGTCGAGGCGGGCACCGATGGCTTCGTCGCAGCATTGCTGGCCGAGGCAGACGAAGCCGCCCCTGTTGGCGATACGATTGCCATTATCTCCCCCGAAAAGCCTGCCAATCCTGTGCAGCGCAGCATTGCGGATGGTGGCGCAGCAAAACCAGCTGCAACACCCGATCCGGCCCCAAAGGCGAAAGGCGAACCCAAATCTTCACCTAAAAAGGCGCCCAAAGCACAGGCTTTCACATCAGCTGATGGTCGTATCCTCGCCTCCCCCAAGGCGCGGCGTCTGGCGCTGGAACAGGGGCTGGACCTTAACCGACTGGTGGAGGCCGGACATCCCCAACCCTTCCACGTTGCGGATATTGAGGTCCTCAGCACAATGCCCGCGCAAACTGCCGGTCAAACCGCCGCACCTCCGCGTCGTCTGACTGCTGATTTGCCCACGGATGGCTCTTGCGCGTTTACCGAATGGGCGACTGAAAACACCGACCTGCAAGATGCAAACGCCATTCTCGCAGGCCTCGCCGCCGCAAGCCTTGGTCGCGACACGGCAATCATCGCCGTTGAAAGCTTCGAGCAAAGCCGCGCCTACACGGTTCCTGCCGGCCCGTTCAGCGCCATCACCAAGGCCGAAGATGATAGCGCGCCGGACCTCATCCTGCGCGATCTGCGCTTGAGCCGCGTCAGCACTGTCGATCTCGGCGAAGAAGACGCGCCGGTCCTCACGCTGACACGCACAAACAGCGGGCTCACCATCACACTGGAATGCGCAGGCCATCACCTGGCCGCCAGCGCCGCCGTCACCCTTCTATCAGAATTCGCAGGCCGCATGGAGCAACCGCTCCGCCACCTGCTCTAA
- a CDS encoding alpha-ketoacid dehydrogenase subunit beta, with amino-acid sequence MREITLSQAVNEALAEEMRRDETVFIIGEDVAEAGTPFKVLSGLVEEFGTERVVDTPISEPGFMGLAVGAAMTGTRPVVDLMFGDFIYLIMDQLCNQAAKTHYMSGGKMSAPLVLRTNMGATRRSAAQHSQSLHALVAHIPGLKVAMPSSAYEAKGLMKTAIRDNNPVVIFEDKLMYNDKAPVPEEEFLIPFGEANIKREGSDITLIATSSMVQVCEAAAEILAKEGIDAEVIDPRTIVPLDEETLIASAKKTSRVIVVDEGHQSYGITGEIAGRINEKAFYHLDAPVLRMGAMDVPVPFSPALEDITVPTPEAVAENARKLMSGEMIHAA; translated from the coding sequence ATGCGAGAAATTACACTGTCCCAAGCGGTCAATGAAGCACTGGCCGAAGAGATGCGCCGCGATGAAACCGTGTTCATCATCGGCGAAGATGTGGCCGAGGCCGGAACGCCTTTCAAGGTCCTCAGCGGCCTTGTCGAAGAGTTCGGCACCGAGCGCGTTGTAGACACACCAATTTCCGAACCCGGCTTCATGGGCCTTGCTGTTGGGGCCGCGATGACGGGCACACGCCCTGTCGTGGACCTCATGTTCGGCGATTTCATATATTTGATCATGGATCAGCTATGCAATCAGGCCGCCAAGACGCATTATATGTCGGGCGGCAAGATGAGCGCCCCCTTGGTTCTACGCACCAACATGGGCGCAACCCGCCGCTCGGCCGCGCAGCATTCGCAATCGCTGCACGCATTGGTCGCCCATATTCCCGGCCTGAAGGTGGCGATGCCATCGTCTGCCTATGAGGCCAAGGGCCTGATGAAAACCGCGATCCGCGACAACAACCCTGTCGTCATCTTTGAGGACAAGCTGATGTATAACGACAAGGCCCCCGTCCCGGAGGAGGAGTTCTTGATCCCCTTCGGAGAGGCCAACATCAAGCGGGAAGGCAGCGACATCACCCTGATCGCCACGTCCTCGATGGTGCAGGTCTGCGAAGCGGCGGCCGAGATTCTGGCGAAAGAAGGCATCGACGCAGAGGTCATCGACCCGCGCACGATCGTGCCTCTAGACGAGGAAACCCTCATCGCATCGGCCAAAAAAACCTCCCGCGTGATCGTGGTAGATGAAGGCCATCAAAGCTACGGTATCACCGGCGAGATTGCTGGCCGGATCAACGAAAAGGCCTTCTATCACCTCGACGCTCCGGTGCTGCGCATGGGCGCGATGGATGTGCCCGTCCCCTTCTCGCCCGCGCTGGAAGACATCACCGTTCCGACACCGGAAGCCGTGGCAGAAAACGCGCGCAAACTCATGTCAGGGGAGATGATCCATGCCGCATGA
- a CDS encoding thiamine pyrophosphate-dependent dehydrogenase E1 component subunit alpha gives MAKTKTNTEDYLRMYRQMVRIRSFEDNANQLYLSAKMPGLTHMYSGEEAVAVGICEALKVTDKITSTHRGHGHCVAKGANFKEMFCELLGKEEGYCRGKGGSMHIADQSNGNLGANAIVGGSMGIATGSAFTAKMLGKDDVTVCFFGDGATAQGLMYEVMNMAALWNLPVIYACENNGYSEYTKTEEIAAGLITARAEAFGIEAHQVDGQDVLAVNELTQDLVARARKGKGPFFMELMTYRYHGHHVGDINREYYRSKNEEKDWKENRDPIIKFRGWLVEQGIASEDEIEAMNAEVKKDAEEAVAYAEAAPYPDQAEVDMHVFTDVKHALA, from the coding sequence ATGGCCAAAACAAAGACAAACACCGAAGACTACCTACGCATGTATCGCCAGATGGTGCGCATCCGCTCGTTCGAAGATAACGCCAACCAGCTCTATCTGTCCGCCAAAATGCCGGGCCTGACCCATATGTATTCTGGCGAGGAAGCCGTCGCCGTGGGCATCTGCGAGGCGCTGAAAGTGACAGACAAGATCACTTCGACCCACCGGGGCCATGGCCACTGCGTCGCCAAGGGTGCGAATTTCAAAGAAATGTTCTGCGAACTTCTGGGCAAGGAAGAGGGCTATTGCCGCGGCAAGGGCGGCTCGATGCACATCGCCGATCAATCCAACGGCAATCTCGGCGCCAATGCCATCGTCGGCGGGTCCATGGGGATCGCCACCGGATCGGCCTTCACGGCGAAGATGCTGGGCAAAGACGATGTGACTGTCTGCTTCTTCGGCGACGGGGCGACGGCACAGGGCCTGATGTATGAGGTCATGAACATGGCTGCGCTTTGGAATCTGCCAGTCATCTACGCCTGCGAGAACAACGGCTATTCAGAATACACCAAAACCGAAGAAATCGCCGCCGGTTTGATCACGGCGCGCGCCGAGGCCTTCGGGATCGAGGCGCATCAGGTCGACGGGCAAGACGTGCTGGCCGTCAACGAACTCACCCAAGACCTCGTAGCGCGGGCGCGCAAAGGCAAAGGCCCCTTCTTCATGGAGTTGATGACCTATCGCTACCACGGCCACCACGTCGGCGACATCAACCGCGAATACTACCGCTCGAAGAACGAAGAGAAGGACTGGAAGGAAAATCGCGACCCGATCATCAAATTCCGCGGCTGGCTCGTCGAGCAGGGCATTGCGTCTGAGGACGAGATCGAAGCGATGAACGCTGAAGTGAAGAAAGACGCCGAAGAAGCCGTCGCCTATGCTGAGGCAGCGCCTTACCCAGACCAAGCCGAGGTCGATATGCATGTCTTTACAGACGTCAAACATGCGCTGGCCTGA
- a CDS encoding Xaa-Pro peptidase family protein, producing the protein MSERPGNALMPNLLTPQDLEPNWEWREKLPAHGHMSVDFERRIDHDRLRRYRLARTRQSLKNSNAGTLLLFDVNNIRYVSATKIGEWERDKMCRFCLLTGDDSPYVWDFGSAAEHHKRHSDWLEPSHCLAGVVGMRGTIPPEFGLMQKYAKQIAQLIKDAGMANMPVGVDYAETAMFHALKEEGLNVVDGQQIMLAAREIKNTDEIQLLTQAAAMVDGVYHMIYEELKPGIRENDIVALSNKMLYEMGSDDVEAINAISGERCNPHPHNFTDRLIRPGDQAFFDILQSYQGYRTCYYRTFNVGRATPSQNDAYVKAREWIDASIAMIKPGVTTDKVAAVWPTAESLGFANEDQAFGLQFGHGLGLALHERPIISRAVSLDHPMEIQTGMVFALETYCPATDGYSAARIEEEVVVTETGCEVISLFPAEELPIANRY; encoded by the coding sequence ATGTCAGAACGTCCAGGCAATGCACTCATGCCAAACCTGCTCACCCCTCAGGATCTTGAGCCCAATTGGGAGTGGCGCGAAAAGCTGCCGGCCCATGGCCACATGTCCGTGGATTTCGAACGCCGCATCGATCACGACCGCCTGCGTCGCTACCGCCTTGCGCGGACTCGCCAGTCGCTGAAGAACTCGAACGCGGGCACGCTGCTTTTGTTCGATGTGAACAATATCCGCTATGTCTCGGCCACCAAGATCGGTGAATGGGAACGCGACAAAATGTGCCGCTTCTGCCTTCTGACAGGTGACGACAGCCCCTACGTCTGGGATTTCGGGTCCGCCGCGGAGCACCACAAACGTCACTCCGATTGGCTGGAGCCCAGCCATTGCCTTGCAGGCGTGGTCGGCATGCGCGGCACGATCCCGCCCGAATTCGGGCTGATGCAGAAGTATGCCAAGCAGATCGCGCAATTGATCAAAGATGCCGGCATGGCCAACATGCCCGTGGGAGTGGATTATGCTGAAACGGCGATGTTTCACGCTCTGAAGGAAGAAGGCCTGAACGTCGTTGACGGTCAGCAGATCATGCTGGCAGCGCGTGAGATCAAAAATACCGACGAGATCCAGCTTCTGACGCAAGCCGCGGCCATGGTCGATGGCGTCTACCACATGATCTACGAAGAGCTAAAACCAGGCATTCGCGAGAATGACATTGTCGCCCTGTCCAACAAGATGCTCTACGAGATGGGCTCCGACGATGTGGAGGCGATCAACGCCATTTCCGGCGAACGCTGCAACCCGCATCCGCACAACTTCACCGACCGTTTGATCCGCCCCGGCGATCAGGCCTTCTTTGACATTCTGCAATCCTATCAGGGATATCGCACCTGCTATTACCGGACCTTCAACGTGGGCCGTGCGACCCCGTCGCAAAACGATGCCTACGTGAAGGCCCGCGAATGGATCGACGCTTCTATCGCTATGATCAAACCCGGCGTCACGACCGACAAGGTGGCTGCGGTCTGGCCCACTGCGGAAAGCCTGGGCTTCGCCAACGAAGATCAAGCCTTTGGCCTGCAGTTCGGCCACGGCCTTGGTCTAGCGCTGCACGAACGCCCGATCATCTCCCGCGCCGTCAGCTTGGATCACCCGATGGAAATCCAGACCGGTATGGTCTTTGCGCTGGAAACCTACTGCCCCGCAACGGACGGCTATTCGGCCGCCCGGATCGAGGAAGAAGTCGTCGTGACCGAGACCGGCTGCGAAGTCATCAGCCTCTTCCCGGCCGAAGAACTGCCGATCGCCAACCGCTACTGA
- a CDS encoding SDR family NAD(P)-dependent oxidoreductase → MDPNRLKGKNILITGAARGMGQANAENFAAQGANVCLGDLDGDEAQKVADAINAAGNGEAIAVKMDVTKREDNAAAVAATVKAFGSINVGLFNAGLNKPRFFMDIDEDNWDMIMNVNTKAMWLGMQEVARQMIAQGPMEDHPYKLINVGSIASKKPLVDVTVYCTSKYGCLALTECGALGLAEHNITVNGYAPGVVVTPLWEQLDKDLVEIGFKEREGQAYEDIVDSALVIKRVSYPKDIVGTASFLASDDSDYMTGQMISIDGGWATT, encoded by the coding sequence ATGGACCCCAACCGCCTCAAAGGTAAGAATATTCTCATCACCGGTGCCGCCCGCGGCATGGGTCAGGCCAACGCCGAAAACTTTGCCGCCCAAGGCGCGAATGTCTGTCTTGGCGATCTGGACGGCGATGAAGCGCAGAAAGTTGCCGATGCGATCAATGCAGCGGGGAACGGCGAGGCGATTGCTGTCAAAATGGATGTCACCAAGCGCGAAGACAACGCCGCCGCCGTTGCCGCCACGGTCAAGGCCTTCGGGTCGATCAATGTCGGGCTTTTCAACGCGGGCCTGAACAAACCCCGGTTCTTCATGGATATTGACGAAGACAACTGGGACATGATCATGAACGTCAACACCAAGGCGATGTGGCTGGGCATGCAGGAAGTCGCCCGCCAGATGATCGCCCAAGGCCCGATGGAGGATCACCCCTACAAGCTGATCAACGTGGGCTCGATCGCGTCGAAAAAGCCGCTGGTGGATGTGACCGTCTATTGCACCTCGAAATACGGCTGCCTTGCGCTGACAGAATGTGGTGCGCTTGGTCTGGCCGAGCACAACATCACCGTGAACGGCTACGCGCCGGGCGTGGTTGTCACACCGCTCTGGGAGCAGTTGGACAAGGATCTGGTCGAGATTGGGTTCAAGGAACGCGAAGGTCAAGCCTATGAGGATATCGTTGACAGCGCCCTTGTGATCAAGCGCGTTTCCTATCCCAAGGATATCGTCGGCACCGCGTCGTTCCTTGCATCCGACGATAGCGATTACATGACCGGCCAAATGATCTCTATCGATGGCGGCTGGGCGACGACCTAA